The Pseudorasbora parva isolate DD20220531a chromosome 16, ASM2467924v1, whole genome shotgun sequence genome includes a region encoding these proteins:
- the LOC137043321 gene encoding extracellular calcium-sensing receptor-like encodes MIHIFVSVFHLSSAAVTSSCKPQGDFNLPVFMTSGDFTIGGIFPLHYRVELPPTDYIKRPLAAQCQGFDPRAFRWALSMRLAVEEINNRKDILPNHTLAYSIFDSCATPVTAQKAVLAVLNGQDVVQSFICPGASPLVGLIGESGSSQSIVVSRTLEPFRIPMISYFSTCSCLSNRKQFPTFFRVVPSDDYQVKAIAQLLKRFGWTWIGVVTEDHDYGRFALQGLKREIENTNICLAYHKMIPKDYTQEQVLNILKVIKDSTAKVVVVFSGEGEFYPFLREFVTQNITGIQWIASEAWVTASILAETYPFLDGTVGFAIRQGHIPGLQEYLKTVTPERYPSNSQVQELWEALYGCSPSTSNLNSHLPSCTGKETLRQEHSAYMNTSSPRVTYNVYKAVYAFAYSLHNLIYCRPGNGPFENSSCANLNNVFPWQLQHYLQEISFSVSGEEVNFDIKGDSIPSYDLINWQKHSSGDIQFVKVGLYDGAQHSGGELVVEEQAIMWSNQQNKVPVSVCSNGCTPGFRKAVRRGQPLCCFDCVACDIGKITNQTDSIDCLSCPEDYWSNENGTMCVLKIVEFLSHDAMGITLTVIAIVGAFLTVIVLVIFLYNRGTPIVRVNNSELSFFILLSLTLCFLCALVFIGEPTSWSCMLRHTAFSITFSLCISCILGKTLVVLAAFTATRPGNNIMKWLGPTQQRIIIFSCTLVQVVICTAWLTVSPPFPYRNTKYQQSKIILDCSVGSDLAFWCVLGYIGLLACVCFFLAFLARKLPGNFNEAKYITFSMLIFCAVWLAFVPAYVSSPGKFTTAVEIFAILASSFGLLLCLFAPKCYIILLKPEKNTKQHLMGKVTK; translated from the exons ATGattcatatttttgtatctgtATTCCACCTTTCTAGTGCAGCTGTGACTTCAAGCTGCAAACCACAGGGTGACTTTAATCTGCCAGTGTTCATGACTAGTGGAGACTTCAcaataggaggaatttttccttTACATTATAGAGTCGAGCTTCCACCAACAGACTACATAAAGAGACCTCTAGCAGCACAGTGTCAAGG GTTTGATCCAAGAGCTTTCCGCTGGGCTCTCAGTATGAGGCTTGCTGTGGAGGAAATTAACAACCGAAAAGATATTTTACCAAACCATACTCTGGCTTATAGTATCTTTGACTCTTGTGCCACTCCTGTGACGGCTCAGAAAGCAGTTCTGGCAGTACTGAATGGGCAGGATGTTGTTCAAAGTTTTATATGTCCTGGAGCTAGTCCTTTAGTGGGATTAATAGGGGAATCTGGATCTTCACAATCCATTGTTGTCTCCAGAACTCTGGAGCCTTTCAGAATTCCCATG aTAAGTTATTTTTCAACCTGCTCTTGTCTAAGTAATCGGAAGCAGTTCCCAACATTTTTCAGAGTGGTTCCTAGTGATGATTATCAAGTCAAAGCTATTGCACAGCTGTTGAAGAGGTTTGGCTGGACATGGATTGGTGTGGTCACTGAAGACCATGACTATGGCAGATTTGCTTTACAAGGCTTAAAGAGGGAAATTGAAAATACTAACATTTGTCTGGCCTATCACAAAATGATCCCTAAAGACTATACCCAGGAACAAGTCCTGAATATTCTTAAAGTAATAAAGGATTCCACAGCTAAggtagttgttgttttttcaggaGAGGGGGAATTTTACCCTTTCTTGAGAGAGTTTGTAACTCAaaatatcacaggaattcaGTGGATTGCAAGTGAGGCTTGGGTAACAGCTTCAATATTAGCAGAAACATATCCATTCTTAGATGGGACAGTTGGGTTTGCAATACGCCAAGGACACATCCCAGGTCTTCAGGAATACCTCAAAACAGTGACCCCAGAAAGGTACCCCTCAAACAGCCAAGTGCAGGAATTGTGGGAGGCTCTGTATGGTTGTTCCCCTTCCACATCCAACTTAAACAGTCATTTACCATCCTGCACAGGCAAAGAAACTCTCAGACAAGAACACTCTGCCTACATGAACACATCCAGCCCCCGTGTGACCTACAATGTGTATAAAGCAGTCTATGCCTTTGCTTATTCTCTACATAATCTCATTTACTGTAGGCCTGGAAATGGACCATTTGAGAATTCCTCATGTGCAAACCTCAACAATGTGTTTCCATGGCAG CTTCAGCATTATTTACAAGAAATCTCATTTTCTGTTTCTGGAGAAGAAGTTAATTTTGATATTAAGGGAGATTCAATCCCATCGTACGATTTGATAAACTGGCAAAAACACTCAAGTGGAGATATTCAGTTTGTGAAAGTGGGCCTCTATGATGGTGCTCAGCATTCTGGTGGAGAACTGGTGGTTGAGGAGCAAGCCATTATGTGGTCTAACCAACAGAACAAG GTACCTGTGTCTGTATGCAGTAATGGCTGTACTCCAGGATTCAGAAAGGCTGTCCGTCGTGGGCAACCTCTGTGCTGCTTTGATTGCGTTGCATGTGATATTGGCAAGATCACTAATCAGACAG ATTCAATAGATTGTCTGTCATGCCCTGAAGATTATTGGTCTAATGAAAATGGAACAATGTGTGTATTGAAGATAGTTGAGTTTCTCTCCCATGATGCAATGGGAATCACCCTGACTGTGATAGCTATAGTGGGAGCCTTTCTGACTGTCATAGTACTGGTGATATTCCTGTACAACAGAGGAACCCCTATAGTCCGTGTGAATAACTCGGAGCTAAGTTTCTTCATCTTGCTATCGCTGACTCTATGTTTTCTATGCGCTTTGGTGTTTATTGGGGAACCCACATCCTGGTCCTGCATGCTGCGACACACTGCCTTCAGCATCACCTTCTCCCTCTGCATATCCTGCATTCTGGGCAAGACTTTAGTGGTGCTGGCAGCTTTTACAGCTACTCGACCAGGAAACAATATAATGAAATGGTTGGGCCCAACACAGCAGAGAATCATAATCTTCAGCTGCACTCTAGTTCAGGTGGTCATATGTACTGCCTGGCTTACAGTATCTCCTCCTTTCCCCTATAGAAACACTAAATATCAACAGTCCAAGATCATCCTGGATTGTAGTGTGGGCTCTGATCTGGCCTTCTGGTGTGTGCTTGGATATATTGGTCTCTTGGCTTGTGTCTGCTTTTTTCTGGCGTTTTTAGCACGGAAGTTGCCTGGCAATTTTAATGAGGCCAAATACATCACCTTCAGCATGCTTATATTTTGCGCAGTGTGGTTGGCATTTGTACCTGCATATGTCAGTTCCCCTGGTAAATTTACAACTGCTGTGGAGATTTTTGCAATTTTAGCTTCAAGTTTTGGCCTGCTCCTCTGCTTATTTGCCCCTAAATGTTACATCATTTTATTAAAGCCTGAAAAGAACACAAAGCAACATTTAATGGGGAAAGTtacaaagtaa